A genome region from Tursiops truncatus isolate mTurTru1 chromosome 15, mTurTru1.mat.Y, whole genome shotgun sequence includes the following:
- the NCOA6 gene encoding nuclear receptor coactivator 6 isoform X1: MVLDDLPNLEDIYTSLCSSTVEDSEMDFDSGLEDDDSKSDSILEDSTIFVAFKGNIDDKDFKWKLDTILENVPNLLHMESSKLKVQKVEPWNSVRVTFNIPREAAERLRILAQSNNQQLRDLGILSVQIEGEGAINLALAQNRSQDVRMNGPMGAGNSVRIEAGFPMAGGPGLIRMTSPATVMIPQGGNVSSSMMAPGPNSELQPRTPRPASQSDAMDPLLSGLHIQQQSHPSGSLAPPHHPMQPVPVNRQLNPANFPQLQPQPQPQQQQLQTRPPQQHQQQQPQGIRPQFTAPAQVPVPPGWNQLPSGALQPPPAQSSLGTMTANQGWKKAPLPGPMQQQLQARPSLATVQTPSHPPPPYPFGSQQASQAHTNFPQMSNPGQFTAPQMKSLQGGPSRVPAPLQQPHLTNKSPASSPSSFQQGSPASSPTVNQTQQQMGPRPPQNNPLPQGFQQPVSSPGRNPMVQQGNVPPNFMVMQQQPPNQGPQSLHPGLGGMPKRLPPGFSAGQANPNFMQGQVPSTTATTPGNSGAPQLQANQNVQHAGGQGAGPPQNQMQVSHGPPNMMQPSLMGIHGNMNNQQAGSSGVPQVNLGNMQGQPQQGPPSQLMSMHQQIVPSQGQMVQQQGTLNPQNPMILSRAQLMPQGQMMVNPQSQNLGPSPQRMTPPKQMLPQQGPQMMAPHNQMMGPQGQVLLQQNPMIEQIMTNQMQGNKQQFNTQNQSNVMSGPAQIMRGPTPNMQGNMVQFTGQMSGQMLPQQGPVNNSPSQVMGIQGQVLRPPGPSPHMAQPHGDPATTANNDVSLSQMMPDVSMQQSNMVPPHVQAMQGNSASGNHFSGHGMPFNAPFSGAPNGNQMSCGQNPGFPVNKDVTLTSPLLVNLLQSDISAGHFGVNNKQNNTNANKPKKKKPPRKKKNSQQDLNTPDTRPAGLEEADQQPLPGEQGINLDNSGPKLPEFSNRPPGYPSQPVEQRPLQQMPPQLMQHVAPPPQPPQQQPPPQPPPPPSQPQSQQQQQQMMMMLMMQQDPKSVRLPVSQSVHPPRGPLNPDSQRMPMQQSGSVPVMVSLQGPASVPPSPDKQRMPMPVNTPLGSNSRKMVYQENPQNPSSSPLGEMSSLPEASGSEVPSVSGGPNNMPSHLVVSQNQLMMTGPKPGPSPLSTTQGATPQQPPVNSLPSSHGHHFPNVAAPTQTSRPKTPNRASPRPYYPQTPNNRPPSTEPSEISLSPERLNASIAGLFPPQINIPLPPRPNLNRGFDQQGLNPTTLKAIGQAPSNLTMNNPSNFAAPQTHKLDSVVVNSGKQSNSGATKRASPSNSRRSSPGSSRKTTPSPGRQNSKAPKLTLASQTNATLLQNVELPRNVLVSPTPLANPAVPGSFPNNSGLNPQNPTMPVAAIGGVLEENKESLTMPQDSDCQNSQGRKEQVNVELKAVPAQEVKIAPEDQSKKDGQPSDTNKLPSIEENKNLVSPAMREAPTSLSQLLDNSGAPNVTIKPPGLTDLEVTPPVVSGEDLKKASVIPTLQDSSSKEPSNSLNLPHSNEPCSTLVHPELSEVSSNVAPSIPQVMSRPVSSSSISTPLPPNQITVFVTSNPITTSANTSAALPTHLQSALMSTVVTMPNVGSKVMVSEGQSAAQSNARPQFITPVFINSSSIIQVMKGSQPSTIPATPLTTNSGLMPPSVAVVGPLHIPQNIKFSSAPVLPNAPSSSPAANIQTGRPLVLNSRATPVQLPSPPCTTSPVVPPHPPVQQVKELNPEETSPQVSTSADQSTLPSSQSTTVVSPLLTNSPGSSVNRRSPVSSSKGKGKVDKIGQILLTKACKKVTGSLEKGEEQYGADGETEGQGLETTAPGLMGTEQLSTELDSKTPTPPAPTLLKMTSSPVGPGSASAGPSLPGSTLPTNVRSIVTTLVPSELISAAPTTKNNHIGIASEPLAGGLVEEKVGSHPELLPSIAPSQSLVPKETPATALQGSVPRPELEANAAIVSGQSSEPKEITEKSKPPSRRNSRTEEPAVASESVENGHRKRSSRPASASSSTKDITSAVQSKRRKSK; encoded by the exons gatTAATAAGGATGACCAGCCCTGCCACTGTTATGATACCCCAGGGTGGAAATGTGTCATCTTCCATGATGGCACCAGGCCCCAATTCAGAACTGCAGCCCAGGACTCCTCGCCCTGCTTCTCAGTCAG ATGCAATGGATCCACTCCTCTCTGGGCTCCATATACAGCAGCAAAGTCATCCCTCAGGATCTTTAGCTCCCCCGCACCACCCAATGCAGCCCGTCCCTGTGAACAGACAGTTAAACCCAGCTAATTTTCCCCAGCTGCAGCCGCAGCCAcagccacagcagcagcagctgcagacAAGACCCCCACAGCAacatcagcagcagcagccgcaGGGAATTCGACCCCAGTTTACTGCCCCAGCTCAGGTGCCTGTTCCTCCAGGCTGGAACCAGCTGCCTTCGGGAGCCCTTCAGCCTCCTCCAGCCCAGAGTTCTCTGGGCACAATGACTGCAAATCAAGGGTGGAAGAAGGCTCCTTTGCCTGGCCCAATGCAACAGCAACTCCAGGCAAGACCATCCTTAGCCACGGTACAGAcaccttcccaccctccccctccgtATCCCTTTGGCAGCCAGCAAGCTTCACAAGCCCATACAAACTTTCCTCAGATGAGCAACCCAGGCCAGTTCACAGCTCCTCAGATGAAGAGCTTGCAGGGAGGGCCCTCTAGGGTCCCAGCCCCCCTGCAGCAGCCCCACCTCACCAACAAGTCTCCTGcctcctcaccctcctccttccAGCAGGGATCCCCTGCATCCTCCCCAACGGTTAACCAAACTCAGCAGCAGATGGGACCAAGGCCACCTCAAAATAACCCACTTCCCCAGGGATTTCAGCAGCCCGTCAGCTCTCCGGGTCGGAATCCTATGGTTCAACAGGGAAACGTGCCACCTAACTTCATGGTGATGCAGCAGCAACCACCAAATCAGGGGCCACAGAGTTTACATCCAGGCCTAGGAG GAATGCCTAAACGCCTCCCACCTGGCTTCTCAGCAGGACAGGCCAATCCGAACTTTATGCAAGGTCAGGTGCCTTCGACCACAGCAACTACCCCTGGGAATTCAGGAGCCCCTCAGCTGCAAGCAAATCAAAATGTCCAGCATGCAG gtggtcAAGGAGCTGGTCCTCCTCAAAACCAGATGCAGGTGTCCCACGGGCCACCAAATATGATGCAGCCCAGCCTCATGGGAATTCATGGCAACATGAACAACCAACAGGCTGGTAGTTCTGGGGTTCCTCAGGTGAACCTGGGCAACATGCAAGGCCAGCCCCAGCAGGGCCCACCATCTCAGCTGATGAGCATGCACCAGCAGATCGTGCCCTCCCAGGGCCAGATGGTCCAGCAACAAGGAACCTTGAACCCTCAGAACCCTATGATCCTTTCAAGGGCCCAGCTTATGCCACAGGGTCAGATGATGGTGAATCCTCAGAGCCAAAATCTTGGGCCCTCGCCCCAGAGGATGACCCCACCCAAGCAGATGCTTCCCCAGCAGGGCCCACAAATGATGGCACCACATAACCAGATGATGGGGCCTCAGGGGCAAGTTTTGCTTCAACAGAACCCAATGATAGAGCAGATTATGACCAATCAGATGCAGGGGAATAAGCAACAGTTTAACACTCAGAACCAATCTAATGTCATGTCGGGACCAGCACAGATAATGAGGGGACCAACTCCAAACATGCAAGGAAACATGGTGCAGTTTACGGGACAGATGTCAGGACAGATGCTGCCCCAGCAAGGGCCCGTGAACAACAGTCCATCTCAGGTTATGGGGATTCAGGGGCAGGTCTTGAGGCCACCAGGGCCCAGCCCACATATGGCCCAGCCGCATGGCGATCCTGCTACTACAGCAAATAACGATGTCAGCTTGTCTCAGATGATGCCTGATGTTAGCATGCAACAAAGCAACATGGTCCCCCCCCACGTGCAGGCCATGCAGGGAAACAGTGCCTCGGGAAACCACTTCTCAGGCCATGGGATGCCTTTCAATGCACCTTTCAGTGGAGCACCCAATGGAAATCAGATGTCCTGTGGTCAGAATCCAGGCTTCCCGGTCAATAAGGATGTCACGCTAACAAGCCCATTGTTGGTCAACTTATTGCAGAGTGATATCTCTGCAGGCCATTTTGGGGTAAACAATAAGCAAAATAATACCAACGCAAATAAACCGAAGAAGAAGAAACCCCCTcggaagaagaaaaatagtcaGCAGGATCTAAA CACCCCAGATACTCGCCCAGCTGGTCTGGAGGAGGCTGATCAGCAGCCATTGCCTGGAGAACAAGGAATTAACTTGGACAACTCAGGCCCTAAACTGCCAGAATTTTCAAACCGACCACCAG GTTATCCTTCTCAACCAGTTGAACAGAGGCCACTTCAGCAGATGCCTCCTCAGCTCATGCAGCATGTGgcgcccccaccccagccaccacagcagcagccgccgccgcagccgccgccacCCCCCAGTCAGCCACAgtctcagcagcagcagcagcaaatgaTGATGATGCTCATGATGCAACAGGACCCCAAATCAGTTAGGCTTCCAGTCTCCCAGAGCGTCCATCCCCCAAGGGGCCCCCTGAATCCGGACTCCCAGAGAATGCCCATGCAACAGAGTGGCAGTGTGCCTGTCATGGTCAGTTTGCAAGGACCTGCCTCCGTGCCGCCATCACCTGATAAGCAAAGAATGCCAATGCCTGTGAATACTCCTTTGGGAAGCAATTCAAGGAAAATGGTATACCAGGAGAACCCCCAGAATCCTTCCAGCTCACCACTGGGAGAGATGTCCTCACTCCCTGAAGCAAGTGGCAGTGAAGTACCATCTGTCTCAGGAGGCCCAAATAACATGCCTTCACATTTAGTGGTTTCCCAGAATCAGTTAATGATGACAGGGCCAAAACCTGGACCATCACCCCTTTCAACAACTCAAGGTGCAactccccagcagcctcctgtAAATTCCCTGCCCAGCTCTCATGGCCACCACTTTCCAAATGTGGCTGCCCCAACCCAAACATCTAGGCCTAAAACACCAAACAGAGCCAGCCCCAGACCCTATTATCCTCAGACACCCAACAACCGCCCTCCCAGCACAGAACCTTCAGAAATCAGTCTATCACCAGAAAGACTCAATGCCTCCATAGCAGGACTCTTCCCCCCACAGATTAATATTCCTTTACCTCCCAGGCCAAATTTAAACAGAGGCTTTGATCAACAGGGCCTAAATCCAACAACTTTGAAGGCCATCGGACAAGCACCTTCAAATCTTACCATGAACAATCCTTCCAATTTTGCTGCCCCACAGACTCACAAATTAGATTCTGTGGTGGTGAATTCTGGAAAGCAGTCTAATTCTGGAGCAACAAAACGGGCAAGTCCAAGCAACAGTCGCAGGTCTAGTCCTGGGTCAAGTAGGAAAACCACCCCAAGTCCAGGGAGACAAAATTCAAAAGCCCCTAAACTTACTCTTGCCTCTCAAACTAATGCAACCTTGTTGCAAAATGTGGAGTTGCCAAGAAACGTATTGGTCAGTCCTACTCCTTTGGCCAACCCCGCTGTACCTGGAAGCTTCCCTAACAACAGCGGGCTGAATCCTCAGAATCCTACCATGCCTGTGGCTGCAATAGGGGGTGTTCTTGAGGAAAACAAGGAGAGCTTGACTATGCCTCAGGACAGCGACTGCCAGAATTCCCAGGGTAGGAAGGAGCAGGTAAACGTTGAGCTAAAAGCAGTCCCTGCCCAAGAAGTTAAAATTGCCCCTGAAGATCAATCCAAAAAGGATGGGCAACCTTCGGATACTAACAAACTTCCCAGTATCGAAGAGAACAAAAATTTGGTGTCTCCTGCTATGAGGGAAGCACCAACATCGTTAAGTCAACTTCTTGATAACTCTGGAGCTCCTAATGTGACCATTAAGCCCCCTGGGCTTACAGATCTGGAAGTAACACCTCCAGTAGTTTCTGGAGAGGACCTGAAAAAAGCATCTGTCATTCCCACACTGCAGGATTCGTCTTCTAAAGAACCCTCTAATTCCCTAAATTTACCTCACAGTAACGAGCCATGTTCAACCCTTGTGCATCCAGAATTGAGTGAGGTCAGTTCTAATGTTGCACCAAGCATCCCTCAAGTAATGTCAAGACCTGTCAGCTCTTCCTCCATTTCCACTCCTTTGCCCCCAAATCAGATAACTGTTTTTGTAACTTCCAATCCCATCACAACTTCAGCTAACACATCAGCAGCTCTGCCAACTCACCTGCAGTCTGCATTAATGTCAACAGTTGTCACAATGCCCAATGTGGGTAGCAAGGTTATGGTTTCTGAGGGACAGTCAGCTGCTCAGTCAAATGCCCGGCCTCAGTTCATTACACCTGTCTTTATCAATTCATCCTCAATAATTCAGGTTATGAAAGGATCACAGCCAAGCACAATTCCTGCAACCCCACTGACAACCAACTCTGGCTTGATGCCTCCCTCTGTTGCAGTCGTTGGCCCTTTACACATACCtcagaatataaaattttcttctgcTCCTGTACTGCCTAATGCCCCCTCCAGTAGTCCTGCTGCAAACATACAGACAGGTCGACCCTTGGTCCTTAACTCACGAGCCACCCCTGTTCAGCTTCCTTCCCCACCTTGTACAACTTCTCCAGTTGTCCCTCCTCATCCCCCTGTCCAGCAAGTAAAAGAACTGAATCCAGAGGAGACTAGTCCTCAGGTGAGCACCTCAGCAGATCAGAGCACTCTGCCCTCTTCACAGTCAACCACAGTGGTTTCTCCCCTTTTGACCAATAGTCCAGGCTCCTCTGTCAACCGGCGAAGCCCAGTCTCATCTAGTAAGGGCAAAGGAAAAGTGGACAAAATCGGCCAGATTTTGCTGACCAAGGCGTGTAAAAAAGTTACAGGCTCTCTTGAGAAAGGGGAAGAACAATATggtgcagatggagaaactgaaggcCAAGGGCTAGAGACCACAGCTCCAGGGCTCATGGGAACAGAGCAGTTATCCACAGAGCTGGACAGTAAAACCCCAACACCCCCAGCACCCACTCTGCTAAAAATGACCTCTAGCCCTGTGGGCCCCGGCTCCGCCTCAGCAGGACCCAGCTTACCTGGCAGTACTCTCCCCACCAATGTACGCTCGATAGTAACCACTCTGGTACCCTCTGAGCTCATCTCCGCGGCGCCGACCACAAAAAACAATCATATTGGCATAGCATCTGAGCCACTTGCAGGTGGCCTAGTGGAGGAGAAGGTGGGATCTCATCCAGAGCTTCTACCCAGCATAG CCCCTTCACAGAGTTTAGTCCCAAAGGAAACTCCAGCCACAGCACTGCAGGGGTCTGTTCCCAGACCAG aactcGAGGCAAATGCTGCCATAGTCTCTGGACAAAG CAGTGAGCCCAAAGAGATAACTGAGAAGTCCAAACCTCCAAGCCGAAGAAACTCCCGAACTGAAGAGCCAGCTGTGGCTTCTGAAAGTGTGGAAAATGGACATCGTAAGCGATCCTCTCGGCCTGCTTCAGCCTCCAGCTCTACTAAAG aCATAACCAGTGCGGTGCAATCCAAGCGAAGAAAATCCAAGTAA